Below is a window of Xyrauchen texanus isolate HMW12.3.18 chromosome 1, RBS_HiC_50CHRs, whole genome shotgun sequence DNA.
aaattatgttttttgaaaaggtaaaaatgcagaaagttttctgtgagggttaggtttaggggtagggttaggtttaggggatagaatataaagtttgtacagtataaaaaccattatgtctatgcaaagtccccataaaacatggaaacacaactgtgtgtgtgtgtgtgtgtgtgtgtgtgtgtgttgtgtgtgtgtgtgtgtgtgtgtcagtgataATACAGGCTCTAAAATGAAGGCTGtattaattcattttatattACACATGCAAAGACACTCTTCCTCTTCATCACAATGTCTccttttcaaacacacacacacacacacacacacacgcgacaGGGTGGACTGCACGGACATCTCGACGATGTCGATGAAGGTGTGTCTTCAAAGTTCCATTGTTGTAGTCAGAAAGGAATCTGTGAAAAAACTTCAAGATAGAAAGGGGGGTGGGGTTACTGAGGGGATGAAGGAAAAGAGGGGAGGAAAGGGTGCATATGTAGGAAGCTGACTAGCAGTGTCCACAGCTCAGCTTATATGGAAGGGCATGAGGTGTATTACTTAGGGTTGCAAAGGGGCGGAAAATTTCCGGTAAATTTCCGGCAACTTTACAGAAACTTTCCATGGGAATTTAAGCTGGGAAATTTTGGAAATATTGGAAAAACTTTGGACACTTGGCTATATGCTGTTGCATCTTTGAGACCTTCTTAACATAGGTCTTTGCACAGTATTTGCAAATGTACACAGCCTTTCCTTCTACATTTGCTGAGGTAAAATGTATCCACACATCAGATGGCTTACGTGGCATTAGTCTGTAGATTAAGATTAGAAAAAAAGCTTGTAAAAAACACTAATGCAATGCCATGCACAGATATATAAATAGTTagctaaacaattggaatattctggaatggtaaaaatatattacaattgaTGATGGACAATTGAATAGAAATAGGCTAGATGAATCGCTGAACACTCCTCAATCAGCACTCTAAATCAAACTATAAACTACGTTCTTGAAGGTAGGAGAAACGGCATCACAGTTGAGCTAGCTAGCACCATGATAGCTAACCTCTTAAATTGTGAATTAAATGGTGGTAGCTAGCTTACATTTAGCATATCTGAATTACAGTCTAGCTAGCtactgtttaaaaacattttgatttattatttgcttGTTAAACTTTAATACCATAGATCAAATATATTTACCCTAGTAATATTATCAAAACTTAGTTGACTGGATGTAGTGCTTGGGCTCAAATTCAGTTGTGTGGCTTCAATAGTCCTGCTGTAGTAAGAAGCCTGCAGCAAGTAGTGTGCTGTGTGCATGTGATTGAGGTGATTTAAGTTCCCTGTTATAGTCTAACCTGCAATTTAGCAAATTTCCTTTACTTTAAAAATTCCCGGAATTTTGCAACGCTAGTATTACTCAAAAGATAGAGTTTTAGATGTTCCTGTATTGTGTCTATtaaggctgcaactaacgattattttgataatcgattaatctaacgattattcaaattattattcgactattcagcgattaaTTATTAGCTCTCATCTAGCTTGTGTCCAGagtaaaacatttgtattaaacatgcttactaacaataaagaggacaaaatcaacttttaaaaataactctaaatgacattcactgaattaaaggggaaaaatactttttataatttaattcagAAAAGAAATTAACTGCAAAACAACCCTATTTTTATCAAgtgattttgtcttgttttccatttaaaaatgtctaaatatacttaaaacaagatacatttaattgagaagcaacatataagatatttagacttgctttatgaGAAAGTATCTTAAAtaaacagtaagtgtattttgtaagtgtatttttttttcatgtggttatacttctgcaagtgcagtaaatacaaaatatacttatattcaagatcttttctctaaaagcaagtctaaatatctcatatgctgcttctcaggtgaatgcatcttttttaaaaggatttttaaggatatttgtatttttaaaattatattcaacattctcagataacaattttttcttctgcagtattgcttctaaagaaaatgtatgttgttttaaaagagttttacatgtttatattggaaaacaagccaaaacaaaaacaaatcaaaaacatattttgatgcGGTGTATAACGGGGCAAAGACTTCCTctttcacctttctgttcacttcaatccatctttacctcacaaaaaaacaaactccctcttattaataaagctacgtattgccaattttcttcacgataagaaatgcacattgacatttattatgattcaataactCACTAGCCAATACGTTATAATCTATGTATGCATTAAGCGTGCACGCTCAAAGGGACAAGCATCCCGCGACAGTGTGTGCATCAGCtggatgcagtttcagtctctccccctcagatcgggagagtttgtagttatttacatgatctgcttctgtattatttgaactttaataaagctataacgcattaaatataaatgcatttaagatATAATGTCGGGGTGTTTTcttttaaagacgctcgacacacaagttttgcttcagcggtgCGGCAGCTTCAGCTCCacatattccacaacgagagcgcttctgtatttactttgtatgtttgcattataattccctcatactttgcgatctacatcacctgaagctgtttggaaaatttagagtgcatctggactgtgtaATTCATCCTCAGTCatgtgcgagctgcagtgctgctctcatcattagcatttaaaatgatctcatgttacattaaattatatcAAACAACAATTATATCGACaatgttttattgtcgacgttgtcgataacgtcgactaatcgtttcagccctagtgtctaggaattgcctgcttgcatgtgaagcgactgagacatttAAATGACCAGTCACGGTTCGGTTTGTTTTATGTGCCATCGGGTTACTACAATAAAAGACCGGTTTACAGCACAATGTCATTTAAACGGACCGCATATCAGAGCCACAtcagacgcgtttgagctcagCCTTCTCATCACTCATtttatatcttcctctgaagtgcgtATTTCATTAGCCAgtatcaaaaacttcaggataaGGATCAAATGTTCCTCTGATTCGCAAATCATGACAGTCAGTCCTTGACAATCCAAGAAGGCGATCCAGGCCgattaaactgtcaggagattgcttaCTTATTAAATTGTGTGCTATATCTGCATTGTATTGGCCACCCTGCtttctggatatcggcatcggcatTAAAAACCTATTTCGAGTGTCAATATCCTCATAAAATAGAGAGAAAGTAGATGAAATAACAAGTGTAAAAAAACAACTTCTGCTGTtggaatgtaaaactaaattagtCATCCAATCAAGAATTTGTTTCATAGGATTTTCTTTCTCTCAATCCTTCTTTAAGGTTAAAGGTGGTATGGAACAGACAAGATTTGCAGCACTAGGAGAAATGTCTACTGCCACTGGGTCTGACTTTCCAGCTCACAGTCTCAGAGTCCCCTCTCTTCACTAGTCTCTTAAATATAAATGTGATATGTGCATGAAAAAACAACATGCTAAGAACTTGAATCTTAAACTGACATTGTTAATGCCTACATTGTGCCATAGTTTTTGGTTTATGATTAAATGGACACACTTTTAGAGCCTATCAGCATTCTATTATAAGTTATATTCAATCCTTGCTTTCTTGCCTCTGACAATAGGAATTCTTTCGGGCCTGCAcatctggagaaaaaaaaaaaaaacggcacaCTGTCTTTATataatatgatttataagtttGCAAACGTCTTTATTCTGAATGTCAATGGGTGGCTTTTGCTTGGCTCTTTAGTCTTAATCCACTAAGAGGGCTAGAATTGGGAGTATGGGGTAAGGGAGAAGTACAGAGTGTTGACCCAAGCACTAATGAAAGCTGTCTGCTGAATGATTCCACTTCTGGCAACATTGGACAGCAGCTGGGTCCTTGGACGGCTCAGATCCAAAAAAGCCCATTTCGGAATATCACATTCATACTGGGAGTGTTGAAAGATAGAGCCTTGTGATCCGTGCAGACCATTTGTGGGTAGTGAAAGACCAGTCGCCCCATGTTAAAACAATCTAGTAATTGCCAAAACAACTAAATATGCTTGAGAAATGTGAAGGATTGTCCAAATTTATACTGTTAATAGATATCCATTATATAGAAATACTGGATTGATTCGTGATCTTTTGTGTTGATTGTGAAGATCACCATTCATCTCTTGTCAAGAACAGTAGAACACTGAATCTTAAATTATTTTGCATTGATAATACATAGTTTTTTTCTGTCTCCTTAGCTGCCAGGATCCCTGAAGAGGAAATTGACTGGGACTGTGGAGGGTTCTGCATCACTAAACGGGGTCTCTGACACGTCTATGACACACGGAGGTGCAAAACGACTATGCTTAGAAGATGTCACACTTGCCAGGGGCTCCAACTACCCTCAACCCCTATTCCCATCTGGGATGGGCAACCAAGGAGGTGTACTGGAAGGCAACCGTCTCAATAGTAACAACAACAGTTTGGGTTCTCCATATTCTGTACCCCCAATTGCTAGTCCTGGATCAGCTTCAGGTGGTGGAGGAGGCTCGGGGGGGTTGACAAATAATTTCAACCTAAATGGGAGTTCAGCCACTCCTTCAGTGGAGCAGGAACTGCAGGAGATTTTGGATGAACTTACAAATAATCCTGATCCCACTCTACCACAGCTTGACATCGAGAAGATCTTGGGAAAAGAAAGCGATGACCAGGCAATTAATGCTGGAGGCTTTGTCCACCCGGAGGGTAACGGGACACCCAAAAGGTCTCCACAGAGACAGTCACATCTGGAGGCCCACCTCACTCAATCCCCTGGTTTCTCTCAGGCTGGTTCCCCTCAGATGGGTCCAAGTCCTGCAGGGGCACCATATACCCTGCCACAGCCTTCCAAACCAGTTCCATCTCCTCTCTCCGCATCACCCCTTTCTTCCTCCTCTTCACAAGGACAGAACCAAGCACGGTCACCCATGCTCACTGCGGCCCTATCAAGCCGCCCTGCATCCAATTGGCATGAGGTATCTCGGGCCCAACATCTTCAGCAGATGGCGTCAAATAGTAAGCACCATTCTAACACTAGTGCAGGTCAACCACCTGCTCAATCAGGGTTGTCAGGATTGGGTCAGCAGGGCACCTCCTGGGCTGGTCCTTCACCACCCTACCGATCAGGGGATAAACTGCCTAACTCTTCTCCTCACCAGCAGCCCTTTAGCCCAGCAGGTAATAATCAGAACCCCCAGAGCTCTCTTATCTCTAGCATGGCTCCAGCTCCATCCACAGGACCTTCACCACCCTACAGACCAGAAAAGCTAGCCAGTCCGGCAATTGCTCAGCCCCCTTTTAGTCCCCAGAACAGCCTTCTGTCTGGAAATGCCCCATCAGGGGGTTTAGGCACTACCATTCAAGGTTCTCAGGCAAGTTACCTTCCTGGTGTGGTCCCAACGTCGAGCAGCACTCGACCATCACCTCCGTATCGACCAGATAAACACCCAAACCCAGTTGGGCAGTGCCAACCAGGGACACAACCCCCCACCCAAGGACATCTTTTCAACACACAAAATAATCAACCACCTGGAATGTCTAGTCAGCTTTTCAAGGCCATGACATCCACCCAGCCACCCAACAGTCTCCTCATGCAGGCACGGACAGCACAGGGAAAACCCTCACAGCTGCAAATAAGCAAGGCTACCACAGGTGGTATGGGCCCAGAACCTTACTCATTCAACAACACCAAACCATTACGACATTTTGACCCTGATCCCTCTGTGACCAAACTGGGTCCTCTGGCTGTGGGAGGATACCGCAGTGCTAGTATGCAGTCCACACCACCCACATCAGCCACAGGACACGCTCGTCTCTTGCCGCAGCACATGCAAAGGGGGATGCAGGCAGGTGGCATCATGCCTCACTGCAGAGATGTAAGTACTTGTACTTATTTGTTAAATGGCTTTTAATTATGTCATATACCACAAACACTTTTTCACTAATCAGATACAGTATCATGTCTGAACAACTATGATCAAATTGGTTTAAGCTTTAGACGTTTCCCTACCTGGAAAACTAGTGTCCCCCCCCCCCATGATCTCCTTGGCTTAACAATGGCTTGAACTTATGATACCATTATATAAAGTTTTACTTTGTCTAAATGCAGGTGATTTGTAAGTGAGAAAATGGAACAGTATACACATGATCAAGTCCTTTTAATCATACTGTAGTTTTTTCACTGTAGTTGAAGTGCAGGTAAGGGCCGATTGCTATAGACCAGTGATTCCTAACCAGGGCACGTGTATGTGTACCCAGGGGGTACataacccagatagcaataagtcggcgggccgctggcggtgctccggcggcgctccggcggcagtagaagtggcagaatggcgatatcgcaaacacgtttgacggcgcaccgccggcggcagccgctttttaaaagcggcagccgccttcctaccgccttcgttccgcggccgggccgctggctatccgccgttccgccgccgttatatcgaattcggaccgtcggaggcaaacgctttttcgagcgatctgccgcgcttattgtatatatatatatatatatatatatatatatatatatatagcatgcagtttatcaagaataatgattgatcaaaccagacaaatttccatttggcattttaattccacatttcaaagtacagtagctgtcattgaaacaagatgtcagatcactgaaatataaataacagaaaaatacaaacattatatatatacacacacacacacacacacaca
It encodes the following:
- the LOC127623342 gene encoding mastermind-like domain-containing protein 1 isoform X2; amino-acid sequence: MLLVSQRLDSPRMDPLLPGSLKRKLTGTVEGSASLNGVSDTSMTHGGAKRLCLEDVTLARGSNYPQPLFPSGMGNQGGVLEGNRLNSNNNSLGSPYSVPPIASPGSASGGGGGSGGLTNNFNLNGSSATPSVEQELQEILDELTNNPDPTLPQLDIEKILGKESDDQAINAGGFVHPEGNGTPKRSPQRQSHLEAHLTQSPGFSQAGSPQMGPSPAGAPYTLPQPSKPVPSPLSASPLSSSSSQGQNQARSPMLTAALSSRPASNWHEVSRAQHLQQMASNSKHHSNTSAGQPPAQSGLSGLGQQGTSWAGPSPPYRSGDKLPNSSPHQQPFSPAGNNQNPQSSLISSMAPAPSTGPSPPYRPEKLASPAIAQPPFSPQNSLLSGNAPSGGLGTTIQGSQASYLPGVVPTSSSTRPSPPYRPDKHPNPVGQCQPGTQPPTQGHLFNTQNNQPPGMSSQLFKAMTSTQPPNSLLMQARTAQGKPSQLQISKATTGGMGPEPYSFNNTKPLRHFDPDPSVTKLGPLAVGGYRSASMQSTPPTSATGHARLLPQHMQRGMQAGGIMPHCRDDQGAGMVPHLQDSPSAVQRQPQGSNYNLLLKNQLLSKHLQQQQEKQRQMEQMNGAQITDCQQVSQFQGPGRPLPPECGGYAMGPSQQPNPTILSHSGPLPTNRMGLSSGSVSQMGPSVGGYMCNKGSKQPLCHPSQDFGMAMQPGQIIMGMGGPPRQPLHPAHGVTRPGVPCPNLTRGPVPTHHLRQALHQVGALPSRMMFPSQQQPSSQSQLWQHHQGVQPHMDPATLQHPFPSGGAPPGCGGSQFPQRSSMAGMPNNFPGARPPPNQVAHGLVGRQEQKIPTGQPLPSISQHSLRIRGPLSALAVMKPGGPSMMHPVHGMAPPSYQTASAGKHCSPQGYGPGHNPGHKLPSYDYTPQHQSNGAMGLQGPGGGGGGGGEVDFIDTLVGSSEDWLNNLTMIDEYLEQNS
- the LOC127623342 gene encoding mastermind-like domain-containing protein 1 isoform X1, with the protein product MLRVQEARKKQNGRKEPRDTLLPGSLKRKLTGTVEGSASLNGVSDTSMTHGGAKRLCLEDVTLARGSNYPQPLFPSGMGNQGGVLEGNRLNSNNNSLGSPYSVPPIASPGSASGGGGGSGGLTNNFNLNGSSATPSVEQELQEILDELTNNPDPTLPQLDIEKILGKESDDQAINAGGFVHPEGNGTPKRSPQRQSHLEAHLTQSPGFSQAGSPQMGPSPAGAPYTLPQPSKPVPSPLSASPLSSSSSQGQNQARSPMLTAALSSRPASNWHEVSRAQHLQQMASNSKHHSNTSAGQPPAQSGLSGLGQQGTSWAGPSPPYRSGDKLPNSSPHQQPFSPAGNNQNPQSSLISSMAPAPSTGPSPPYRPEKLASPAIAQPPFSPQNSLLSGNAPSGGLGTTIQGSQASYLPGVVPTSSSTRPSPPYRPDKHPNPVGQCQPGTQPPTQGHLFNTQNNQPPGMSSQLFKAMTSTQPPNSLLMQARTAQGKPSQLQISKATTGGMGPEPYSFNNTKPLRHFDPDPSVTKLGPLAVGGYRSASMQSTPPTSATGHARLLPQHMQRGMQAGGIMPHCRDDQGAGMVPHLQDSPSAVQRQPQGSNYNLLLKNQLLSKHLQQQQEKQRQMEQMNGAQITDCQQVSQFQGPGRPLPPECGGYAMGPSQQPNPTILSHSGPLPTNRMGLSSGSVSQMGPSVGGYMCNKGSKQPLCHPSQDFGMAMQPGQIIMGMGGPPRQPLHPAHGVTRPGVPCPNLTRGPVPTHHLRQALHQVGALPSRMMFPSQQQPSSQSQLWQHHQGVQPHMDPATLQHPFPSGGAPPGCGGSQFPQRSSMAGMPNNFPGARPPPNQVAHGLVGRQEQKIPTGQPLPSISQHSLRIRGPLSALAVMKPGGPSMMHPVHGMAPPSYQTASAGKHCSPQGYGPGHNPGHKLPSYDYTPQHQSNGAMGLQGPGGGGGGGGEVDFIDTLVGSSEDWLNNLTMIDEYLEQNS